The Capra hircus breed San Clemente unplaced genomic scaffold, ASM170441v1, whole genome shotgun sequence genome has a segment encoding these proteins:
- the LOC102170764 gene encoding uncharacterized protein LOC102170764 — protein sequence MERETWKSQTPTTSVEEQTSNNKAGKKRMPSEYRPGGSVKKAKRIMQVKRCHQGNVSRRCFLKGLIPSIKSKKAREPALTTCHLNETRTENQTEPKKNQEIVKKPTISGDDQGRQN from the exons ATGGAGAGGGAGACCTGGAAATCACAAACACCTACTACTTCTGTAGAAGAGCAGACCTCAAACAACAAAGCAGGGAAGAAGAGGATGCCCTCTGAGTACAGGCCTGGAGGTAGTGTGAAG AAGGCCAAGAGAATTATGCAAGTGAAAAGATGCCATCAAGGGAATGTGAGCAGGAGATGCTTTCTGAAAGGTCTCATTCCTTCAATTAAGTCTAAGAAAGCTAGAGAGCCAGCACTAACCACCTGTCATCTGAATGAGACACGGACTGAAAACCAAACTGAAccaaagaaaaatcaagagattGTGAAGAAACCCACCATTTCTGGTGATGACCAGGGCAGGCAGAATTAG